ATGAGTTCATTTAGCTTTCTCAGGCAAAGATTCTTAAATAAACTAACAAAAATCCGTATGCCAGTACACCATTACATCCTAATTCTGAATCCCCGTGAAGTGCTGGTTCACCCAATGGTTTTCAGCATGTCACATCTTTGACCAACATATATTAAGCAGCCTATTCTGTAAAACCCTCTGATATCTCCGTCTTCTAAGGCTCAGTTTGCGGGGTAAAACAAACACTAAAATAGGGAAAAGTAGAACCTAAATTGCATGAACATGCATTGTAAATGAAGCATACCTGCACTCGACATGTTTTCTCTTTAAAACATTTTAGTAATAGCCAGGCATATCCAAATTGACAATAGGAATTGGAGCGAACATACGACATCACCTGAGTAGCTATAAAATTAAGGGAGTATGCAGAGCAAAAATCAAATTACATCAATGGCTTCCTCATTGCAGGCAACTAAATTAGCTTTCTACTCgcaaaaaaggaaaaactaaattAGCTTTCTAGGTCAAAGATTCTTAAGCTAATGAATATCCCTAATAAAATGCCAATACACCGTTGCATCCATCCCAGCACTTTGGACCGATTTTAGCATGTCACATCTTTTAACAGCGTTGATTGAGCAGTCCCCGAAGTCATCCGGACTCTTTTCTAAGTTCAAATGAACATGCATCGTACACCAATCATACCTGCGCGCCAGCGAACTCCTCGAACTGCTTCACAAAGTCCTCCATCATCGCCTCGTCATCCAGGCCTGCGATCCCCCCGGTGGCCGTCTCGAGGCCCCGGACCGCCTCCCGCGTCTCGCGCGTCAGCTTCTCGAGCGCCTCCGACGCGTGCGCGcccctcggcggcggcgggggttgCCTCGCCGCCCGCCTCCTTGGCGCCCTGGGGTCAGGCAGCGACATCCCCAGACCCTTCACCGGCCTCGCGCTCCCGGACGACGACGATGCCGATGCCTCGCCGCTGCTGCAGAGAAGGGACATCGTCACAGATTCAGTCAAAATCCTCGCGAAATAGTATTGACTCGGCGGGTACTCGAGGTGGACCttttgggggcggcggcgagatcGAGGCTGGTGAAGTCATCGAGGGCGCTGTCGAGGAGCTGgtcgaggtcgtcggcggcggtggcgccggAGCTGGGGTTGGAGGAGGCCATGGAGGGTCGGGCCTCAGAGCTGGAGAGACGCCGCGGCGTGGATGGGGCTCCTGATTCGGGGGTTTCGGCCGAAGGCGTGTGGGAATTGGGCTTGGGATTCAGGGGTGGGAAATAAAGAGGAACGCGAGGAGGAGGCGGGCGAGCAGAGGCAAGGTAGTCCTAACGAGCACGGCCGGCAGTGGATCCCTTCTCCGACTAGCAAGGATAGCCTTCGTT
Above is a window of Triticum aestivum cultivar Chinese Spring chromosome 6B, IWGSC CS RefSeq v2.1, whole genome shotgun sequence DNA encoding:
- the LOC123137692 gene encoding peroxisome biogenesis protein 19-1 isoform X2, which gives rise to MASSNPSSGATAADDLDQLLDSALDDFTSLDLAAAPKSGEASASSSSGSARPVKGLGMSLPDPRAPRRRAARQPPPPPRGAHASEALEKLTRETREAVRGLETATGGIAGLDDEAMMEDFVKQFEEFAGAQDMDSIVETMMKQLLSKEILYEPMKDIVEKYPKWLEDNKSKISKEEYERYSNQLELMLKLNEVYEHEPENMSKVFEIMQNMQECGQPPSDLVQDIVPDLDLSKLGQLSPEMLESTENCCIM
- the LOC123137692 gene encoding peroxisome biogenesis protein 19-1 isoform X1, whose product is MASSNPSSGATAADDLDQLLDSALDDFTSLDLAAAPKSSGEASASSSSGSARPVKGLGMSLPDPRAPRRRAARQPPPPPRGAHASEALEKLTRETREAVRGLETATGGIAGLDDEAMMEDFVKQFEEFAGAQDMDSIVETMMKQLLSKEILYEPMKDIVEKYPKWLEDNKSKISKEEYERYSNQLELMLKLNEVYEHEPENMSKVFEIMQNMQECGQPPSDLVQDIVPDLDLSKLGQLSPEMLESTENCCIM